The Vibrio orientalis CIP 102891 = ATCC 33934 genome segment GGTTATCGATACGACGAGATTCGTGACGCTCAGTACCAATGATGTGTAGACCACCCGCTTCAAGCACTGCGTCGTGTACTTTCTTCCACTCTGCTTTGATTTCTGCAATTTGTTCTGGCGTAGGATCAGCTAATGCTTCAACCTTCGACTGCCAACTACCGCCTAACACGATATCGGTACCACGACCGGCCATGTTAGTTGCGATAGTCACCGCGCCTGGAGTACCTGCTCCGGCAACGATTTCTGCTTCTTTTTCGTGGAACTTAGCGTTAAGTACGTTGTGTTTAATTTTCGCTTTCTTCAGGGCATTTGAAAGAAGCTCAGATTTTTCGATAGACACGGTACCAACAAGGCTCGGCTGACCTTTTGCAACGCGCTCTTTGATATCTTCGATAATTGCGTTGAACTTGTCTGTTTCAGTACGATAAACCATATCTGGCATATCATCACGAATCATCGGCTTGTTCGTTGGAATAACCACCGTTTCTAGGCCGTAGATAGACTGGAACTCAAACGCTTCAGTATCTGCAGTACCTGTCATACCAGACAGTTTTTCGTATAAACGGAAGAAGTTCTGGAAAGTGATAGACGCTAGCGTCTGGTTCTCGTTCTGAATCTTAACGCCTTCTTTCGCCTCTACCGCTTGGTGAAGACCTTCAGACCAACGACGACCTGGCATCGTACGGCCAGTATGTTCATCAACGATAACCACTTCGCCATCTTCGTTAACGATATAGTCGACGTTCTTTTCAAATAGAACATGAGCACGAAGTGCCGCATTCACGTGGTGTAACAGACTAATGTTGGTTGGTGAATAAAGCGTATCACCTTCTTCCATCAGACCGTTTTTGATCATCAACTCTTCAACAAACTCTTGACCTGTTTCAGTCAGGTGAACTTGTTTAGATTTTTCATCGACAGTGTAGTGACCGTCGCCACGGTACTCTTCAGAATCTTCTTGGTCTTGCTTTTGTAGATGAGGAATCAAAGTATTGATTCGCGTGTATAGCTCAGAGCTATCCTCAGCAGGGCCTGAAATGATCAGTGGGGTACGTGCTTCATCGATTAGGATCGAGTCAACCTCATCGACGATAGCAAAGTAACGTTCACGCTGTACGCGGTCTTCCGCACGGAAAGCCATGTTGTCACGTAGGTAGTCAAAACCAAACTCGTTGTTTGTACCGTAAAGAATGTCCGCTTGGTACGCTTCTTTCTTTTCTTGAGGAGGCATGTTTGGCACGTTAATACCAACCGTCATACCTAAGAATTCGAATAGAATGCGGTTGGTTTCCGCATCACGCTTAGCTAGGTAGTCGTTCACGGTTACTACGTGAACCGCTCCTTTAAGCGCATTTAGGTAAGCTGGTAGCGTTGCAGTCAGTGTTTTACCTTCACCGGTACGCATTTCAGCAATTTGACCTGCGTTTAGTACCATGCCGCCGATAAGCTGCACGTCAAAGTGGCGCATGCCGTAAACACGCTTCGATGCTTCACGTACCGTCGCAAATGCTTCTGGCAGTAGCTTATCTAGCGTTTCACCTTGCTCTAAGCGCTGACGGAACTCGACCGTTTTAGCTTTCAATTCTTCATCAGAAAGTGCTTCAAAGGTCGGCTCGTAGTTATTAATTTCTTTTACAATCTTTCTCAGGCGGCGCAGTGTTCGGTCATTGCGACTGCCAAGTACCTTTGTCAGTAGCTTAGTTATCATTTGCTATGAATCTCTCTTTATTCAGATCGGGCCCGATCTACTTTTAATGCCTTCAGTCTCTAACAGTTTTGAACTAAGAATACTGAGATAAATCACTTTCCTCAGATATTGTGATGAGAACTATAGATTTCAAGGCTTGTGTGACTTTAAGTGGCGCTTAGTTTATGAAATTTTATCTCTAACGACCAATAACATCGTTATTTGTTTGAACCACTCTTTATTTTTTGTCGTTATATGAAGGAAGTTTACTCACATTATCGTTTTTTTGATGTCAGAGATTTCCCTATCTTCCCTGCATGTCATTCACTAGAATAGAAGTGTCCGTTTTATTTGAGGCAGATTATGAGAGACCACCGCCCGACTCTTGGTGATGACATTATTGCTGATTCGAGATTATCTCAACTTCAGCAACACGCTAAAGAGATCATGATGATCAACAGTGAATTAAAAGCGATCTTGCCGCGCGGAACGGAACAACATTGCCGAGTGGCAAACATACGTGATGGTCAATTGATCCTTGAAGTGGCAAGTGCCAGCATCAAAATGAAGATCGATTATGAGCGTTTAAATATCTTAAGCCAATTAAGATCAAAAGGCTTCGCCCGTTTGATCGCTGTCTCTATTCAGATCAATCCCGAACTATATCGAGTAGTAAAAGACAAAGCTGAGCCAAGTAAACCACGAGATCCTATTTCACAAACGGCAGCTCAGTATTTAGAGATGATTGCGTCAGGCGCTTCGCCAAAGGTGAAAGCCCGCTTAGAGAGTTTAGCTAAATTGGCGAAAAAACCTGACTAGCCCGATTCTACAGACATAAAAAAGCCAGACTTTCGTCTGGCTTTTTTCTAATTCTTGTTACGCTAAAACCATGCTTGGTTCAGCGAAAGCAACCGGAGATGTTGCTTCTTCTTCGAAGGTAACCCATTCCCAAGCTTCTTGATCAGCGAGTACTGAGCGAAGCAATTGGTTATTTAGGCCGTGACCCGATTTGAATGCACGGAATTCGCCGATGATTGGATAACCACACATGTAAAGATCACCAATCGCATCTAACACTTTGTGAGTTACGAATTCGTTTTCGAAACGTAGGCCTTCTTCGTTTAAGATGCGGTACTCATCTAAAACAATCGCGTTATCAAAGCTACCACCTAACACTAGGTTTTGTGACTGTAGATATTCGATATCACGCATGAAACCGAAAGTACGCGCACGTGAAATTTCTTTAACAAACCCTTGAGATGAGAAGTCGAACAGTAAGTGCTGTTCATCTGCATCGATCGCGGGGTGGTTAAACTCAATTTCGAAATCCATACGGAAACCGTTGAATGGTACAAACTCAGCCCACTTATCGCCATCTTCAAAGCGCACTGGCTTTTTGATACGAATAAAGCGCTTCGGTGAGTTTTGCTCTTCAATACCCGCTTGTTGTAGTAAGAATACAAATGGGCTGGCACTACCATCCATAATTGGAATTTCTGGTGCGTCAACTTCAACAACAATGTTGTCAATACCCATACCTGCAAGCGCAGCATTAAGGTGCTCTACCGTAGAGATACGCACACCAGCGTCGTTAACTAGTGCTGTACACAGCATAGTGTCACGAACAGATTCAGGGTCTGCAGGGAAATCTACCGGTGGATTTACGTCAGTACGACGGTACACGATACCTGTGTTTGCAGCTGCTGGGCGAAGAGTAAGCGTGACTTTACGACCAGAGTGGAGACCCACACCAGTTGTTTTCACCATTTCTTTCAGAGTACGTTGTCTGATCATCTGCTTGCCTCAGTAAATATGCTACAAATCACGGTCAATAAGCGATATTGACCGTGCATGCTACCACAAAATCGAACAGTGTCAAATTGTAGTGTTTTTAGTCAGCTTGACGACGTAAGAACGCTGGAATATCTAAGTAG includes the following:
- the lpxC gene encoding UDP-3-O-acyl-N-acetylglucosamine deacetylase, with the protein product MIRQRTLKEMVKTTGVGLHSGRKVTLTLRPAAANTGIVYRRTDVNPPVDFPADPESVRDTMLCTALVNDAGVRISTVEHLNAALAGMGIDNIVVEVDAPEIPIMDGSASPFVFLLQQAGIEEQNSPKRFIRIKKPVRFEDGDKWAEFVPFNGFRMDFEIEFNHPAIDADEQHLLFDFSSQGFVKEISRARTFGFMRDIEYLQSQNLVLGGSFDNAIVLDEYRILNEEGLRFENEFVTHKVLDAIGDLYMCGYPIIGEFRAFKSGHGLNNQLLRSVLADQEAWEWVTFEEEATSPVAFAEPSMVLA
- the secA gene encoding preprotein translocase subunit SecA — its product is MITKLLTKVLGSRNDRTLRRLRKIVKEINNYEPTFEALSDEELKAKTVEFRQRLEQGETLDKLLPEAFATVREASKRVYGMRHFDVQLIGGMVLNAGQIAEMRTGEGKTLTATLPAYLNALKGAVHVVTVNDYLAKRDAETNRILFEFLGMTVGINVPNMPPQEKKEAYQADILYGTNNEFGFDYLRDNMAFRAEDRVQRERYFAIVDEVDSILIDEARTPLIISGPAEDSSELYTRINTLIPHLQKQDQEDSEEYRGDGHYTVDEKSKQVHLTETGQEFVEELMIKNGLMEEGDTLYSPTNISLLHHVNAALRAHVLFEKNVDYIVNEDGEVVIVDEHTGRTMPGRRWSEGLHQAVEAKEGVKIQNENQTLASITFQNFFRLYEKLSGMTGTADTEAFEFQSIYGLETVVIPTNKPMIRDDMPDMVYRTETDKFNAIIEDIKERVAKGQPSLVGTVSIEKSELLSNALKKAKIKHNVLNAKFHEKEAEIVAGAGTPGAVTIATNMAGRGTDIVLGGSWQSKVEALADPTPEQIAEIKAEWKKVHDAVLEAGGLHIIGTERHESRRIDNQLRGRSGRQGDAGSSRFYLSMEDSLLRIFTSDRMASLIQSGMEEGEAIESKMLSRSIEKAQRKVEGRNFDIRKQLLEYDDVANDQRKVVYELRDELMSAEDISEMIEHNRADVLTAVIDEYIPPQSLEDMWDVEGLQDRLKNDFDIDAPVKQWLEEDDKLYEEALREKILETAVAVYKEKETVVGEQVLRNFEKSVMLQTLDTLWKEHLAAMDHLRQGIHLRGYAQKNPKQEYKRESFELFEGLLDALKSDVITILSKVRVQQQEEVERMEAQRQAQAEEAARRAQAQHAAAENPLSDREESDDAHQPMVREERKVGRNEPCPCGSGKKYKQCHGQIN
- a CDS encoding DUF721 domain-containing protein; this translates as MRDHRPTLGDDIIADSRLSQLQQHAKEIMMINSELKAILPRGTEQHCRVANIRDGQLILEVASASIKMKIDYERLNILSQLRSKGFARLIAVSIQINPELYRVVKDKAEPSKPRDPISQTAAQYLEMIASGASPKVKARLESLAKLAKKPD